The window CGAAAGCTTTTAGCATGAAAACTATTGGGTTTAACAGAAGTGGGCATCCGGCTGAGAACTGTGATGTAATTGTGGATAAAGAAGGAATCTCCACTCTGTACAGAGAAAGTGACTTTATAGTGAATGTTCTCCCGTCAACACCACAGACTAATCAATTCGTTGGAAAGAGTGCCTTTTCTCTGATGAAACAAAACGCAGTATTCATTAATATTGGTAGAGGAAAAACAGTAGATGAAGAAGAGCTGATTCGAGTTTTGCAAGCCGAGAGAATTGGACACGCTGTTCTCGATGTGTTTGAAAAAGAGCCTTTAGCAGTAGGTAGTCCATTATGGGATATGCAGAACGTAACGGTTACGCCGCACCTTTCAGGGATCTCACCTCAATACCAAGAAAGAGCGATTGAGATTTTTTGTGATAATCTAACTTTATATCGAAAAGATAAGCGTAAAGAGATGAACAATATTATTCCATATGACCGGGGGTATTAACATGAAAATATACACAAAAACTGGGGATAAAGGAACAACATCTTTAATCTTTGGTGAACGCGTTGCTAAAAATGATGTGCGCGTAGACGCGTATGGCACATGTGATGAAGCGAATAGCATGATCGGCTTTGGCGTTAGCTTGTTGCCTAAGGAAAAATGGGCTGAAAGTGCAACAACGGTTATGCAAAAAGTGCAGACTGTTTTGTTTCATGTTGGAGCTGAGCTAGCGACTCCAGCGGGTAAGGAAGTAGCATGGAAATTAAAAGAAGAAGATATCTCATTTCTTGAAGAGACGATTGATCAATGGCAGGCGGGACTGAAACCTTTAAAGCAGTTCATACTTCCTGGAGGATCTCCATCTGCAAGTGCACTCCATACCGCACGAACGATCGCGAGGAGAGCAGAACGTATTGCTGTAGAAATTGAAGGTGTAAATCCACTGGTATTATCTTATCTAAACCGACTCTCTGATTTTCTATTTGTTGGAGCACGTTATGTAAATGAACAAATGAAAGTGAAAGAACCAGTTCTTCACGAAGATCATTCATAATTGAGTACTGCATACATACACTTCAATTGACAAAACCTGTAGATAAGCAGTAGACTAATTATAACGATTATAAAGTAAGAATTCTTAAAGAAATGGGGTGCATGACGATGTCAAGCGCTAAGATAAATGCGGCAATCGACAACTTAAAATCAGTAGGGGTACGGATTACACCTCAGCGTCATGCTATCTTAGAGCATCTTATCCAATCAATGTCCCATCCGACTGCTGATGAGATTTACAAAGCGCTGGAGGGGAAATTTCCAAATATGAGTGTAGCAACAGTCTACAATAACCTTAGAGTATTTAAAGAAGCGGGTCTTGTAAAAGAACTGACTTATGGGGATTCATCAAGCCGATTTGATTGTGTGACGACTGACCACTACCATATCATCTGTGATTCATGCGGAAAGATAGTGGATTTCCATTATCCCGGTTTAGATGAAGTCGAGAGTCTAGCAGAATCTGTAACAGGTTTTGATGTAGGACGACACCGTATGGAAATTTACGGAGTATGCCCGGATTGCAAAAGAAAACATTAAAAAAAAGCTGACTTTCCATTACGGTAAGTCAGCTTTATCTATTCTCTTTGCGCATCTGGCGTTTAGAGTTGTACTTTTCATCAAATTCTTCGCCCTCAAGACCCTTATCCATCGTAAGTGGCTGGTTACACGACATACATGCATCTACACGGCCGAGTACTTTCGTTACTTTTCCACAGTTTGGGCAAACAACCTGTACTGCTTGAGTAGAAATCATACCGATCCAGAAGTAAACACCAGCACTGGCGATCGTTGC is drawn from Bacillus sp. E(2018) and contains these coding sequences:
- a CDS encoding cob(I)yrinic acid a,c-diamide adenosyltransferase — protein: MKIYTKTGDKGTTSLIFGERVAKNDVRVDAYGTCDEANSMIGFGVSLLPKEKWAESATTVMQKVQTVLFHVGAELATPAGKEVAWKLKEEDISFLEETIDQWQAGLKPLKQFILPGGSPSASALHTARTIARRAERIAVEIEGVNPLVLSYLNRLSDFLFVGARYVNEQMKVKEPVLHEDHS
- a CDS encoding D-2-hydroxyacid dehydrogenase encodes the protein MILSSARLRDEIKDEIKNKFPEEEFYFYNNMKEAKAYLNQAEVLVSYGEDLTNELVEEAKALKWIMVISAGLDKMPFEALEKQDVLITNARGIHKTPMAEYTISMMLQVSRKASLLLENQKQHTWDRKVPMTEISGKTLGILGTGAIGCEIARLAKAFSMKTIGFNRSGHPAENCDVIVDKEGISTLYRESDFIVNVLPSTPQTNQFVGKSAFSLMKQNAVFINIGRGKTVDEEELIRVLQAERIGHAVLDVFEKEPLAVGSPLWDMQNVTVTPHLSGISPQYQERAIEIFCDNLTLYRKDKRKEMNNIIPYDRGY
- the perR gene encoding peroxide-responsive transcriptional repressor PerR, which produces MSSAKINAAIDNLKSVGVRITPQRHAILEHLIQSMSHPTADEIYKALEGKFPNMSVATVYNNLRVFKEAGLVKELTYGDSSSRFDCVTTDHYHIICDSCGKIVDFHYPGLDEVESLAESVTGFDVGRHRMEIYGVCPDCKRKH
- a CDS encoding YgzB family protein, giving the protein MIKYTSKINKIRTFALSLVFIGIIIMYAGLFFKTSFVVMSIFMVIGFIATIASAGVYFWIGMISTQAVQVVCPNCGKVTKVLGRVDACMSCNQPLTMDKGLEGEEFDEKYNSKRQMRKENR